One Thunnus thynnus chromosome 18, fThuThy2.1, whole genome shotgun sequence genomic region harbors:
- the LOC137169894 gene encoding phospholipase B1, membrane-associated-like, whose translation MSDIIKLFNPNLLGAAPGKTVHGMQAHISETGFNLAVTGHNTFNLPGQTRHLIDTLRRYEGLNFEEDWKLLTILMGMNDICDYCKDKALFSVDNFIHYMTVSLEMLMNEVPRMIVNVVQILPMHTLREVQKPTPGCLLQRSFCSCLIEPLPRSPELRELVEVNLEFQVQFTPLTS comes from the exons ATGTCAG ATATCATCAAGTTGTTCAATCCCAATCTGCTTGGCGCAGCTCCCGGCAAGACGGTACACGGGATGCAGGCTCACATCAGTGAAACAGGCTTCAACCTGGCTGTGACTGGACACAACACCTT CAATCTTCCCGGGCAGACGAGACATTTGATTGACACACTGAGACGTTATGAG GGTCTGAACTTCGAGGAGGACTGGAAGCTTTTGACTATTCTCATGGGCATGAATGACATCTGTGATTACTGCAAAGATAAG GCTCTCTTTTCAGTGGATAACTTCATTCACTATATGACCGTCTCCTTGGAAATGCTTATGAATGAG GTTCCTCGTATGATCGTTAATGTTGTTCAGATCCTGCCCATGCATACTCTGAGGGAGGTGCAGAAGCCTACGCCAGGGTGCCTGCTCCAGCG GTCTTTCTGCTCGTGCCTGATTGAGCCATTACCCAGGTCTCCTGAGCTGCGGGAGCTTGTGGAAGTCAATCTGGAGTTCCAGGTGCAGTTTACACCTCTCACCTCATGA
- the ccn2a gene encoding CCN family member 2a: protein MSAGMKKMILLPFLCIMLSYMAAGQECSGQCSCPSTPPQCPPGVSLVLDGCGCCRVCAKQMGELCTERDACDTHKGLYCDFGAPINRRIGVCTAREGATCVFGGMVYKSGETFQSSCKYQCTCLDGAVGCVPLCSMDVRLPSPDCPMPRRVKVPGKCCEEWVCDSPYTNSFMGSVLAAYREEETYGPDPSMMRENCLVQTTEWSACSKTCGLGISTRVTNDNRECRLEKQTRLCMVRPCESQLEQSIRKGKKCIRTPRLSKPMKFEISGCTTTKSYRPKFCGVCLDGRCCTPHRTTTLPMEFKCPDGQVMKKHMMFIKSCACHHNCPGENDIFESMYYKKMMGDMA from the exons ATGTCTGCTGgaatgaagaaaatgattttGCTGCCTTTCCTGTGCATCATGCTCTCATACATG GCTGCAGGTCAGGAGTGCAGCGGCCAGTGTTCGTGCCCCTCCACTCCCCCTCAGTGTCCCCCAGGAGTGAGCCTGGTGCTGGACGGCTGCGGCTGCTGCAGGGTGTGCGCCAAACAGATGGGGGAGCTCTGCACTGAGAGAGATGcctgtgacacacacaaaggtcTCTATTGTGACTTTGGAGCCCCCATCAACAGACGCATAGGAGTGTGCACAG CAAGAGAAGGAGCCACCTGTGTGTTCGGTGGCATGGTGTACAAGAGTGGAGAGACTTTCCAGAGCAGCTGCAAGTACCAGTGTACCTGTCTGGATGGAGCTGTGGGCTGTGTTCCTCTCTGCTCCATGGACGTGAGGCTGCCCAGCCCTGACTGCCCCATGCCCAGACGCGTCAAGGTGCCAGGGAAGTGCTGCGAGGAGTGGGTGTGCGACTCTCCCTACACAAACAGCTTCATGGGCTCTGTTTTGGCTG catacagagaggaggagacctatGGTCCAGATCCCTCCATGATGAGGGAGAACTGCCTGGTTCAGACTACTGAATGGAGCGCCTGCTCTAAGACCTGTGGCCTTGGGATCTCCACAAGGGTTACCAATGATAACCGCGAATGCCGCCTGGAGAAACAGACCCGGCTGTGCATGGTGCGACCCTGCGAGTCCCAGCTGGAGCAGAGCATTAGG aaagggaaaaaatgcATCCGTACTCCCAGACTCTCCAAGCCCATGAAGTTTGAGATCTCTGGCTGCACCACCACCAAGTCCTACAGGCCAAAGTTCTGCGGTGTCTGCCTGGACGGTCGCTGCTGCACCCCCCACAGGACCACCACCCTGCCCATGGAGTTCAAATGCCCTGACGGACAGGTCATGAAGAAGCACATGATGTTCATCAAGTCCTGCGCCTGCCACCACAACTGCCCCGGGGAGAACGACATCTTCGAGTCCATGTATTACAAGAAGATGATGGGAGACATGGCATGA
- the chga gene encoding chromogranin-A, with product MIGRGLFILTILSNCVLSLPVTSSQLENEDVRVMKCIVEALADVLSRPHPMPVSQECLVTLKTDDRLVTILRHHNFLKELQEIAVQGSQERAQLPRDAGIPDHVTETPQTTDDAVDRSMLEALGGPGERSILSQKRKTGNGDREEEKDESLGDGESQEDNDTGGELQAKRENDENPRSHVSDSVDDWSEGTAEKKEEEEDEYEEKRENSEENSEEENMTEEKKGAGSDEKRDATRNTSKEKKFDDEDEEEKDERSALFSHKLEDKEEEPEEEEDEREMKRGSRESLKRWTKRAKGLTLKKKAVGKEVQELNSQREVPHHSKEVTEEDVVRKKKSPEEKELQMIARRAPEERRGSEEEGSASRKSEEPEIESLAAIESELENVAQKLHELRRG from the exons ATGATCGGGAGAGGATTGTTCATCTTGACGATACTGTCAAACTGCG TTCTGTCATTGCCAGTGACTTCAAGTCAGCTGGAGAATGAAGACGTAAGG GTGATGAAATGCATCGTGGAGGCGCTGGCAGATGTGCTATCAAGGCCCCACCCCATGCCTGTCAGTCAGGAGTGTCTGGTGACACTGAAGACAG atgacaggCTTGTTACTATCCTTCGTCATCATAACTTTCtgaaggagctgcaggagatTGCCGTTCAAG GTAGTCAAGAGAGAGCTCAGCTCCCACGAGATGCTGGCATACCGGACCATGTGACAGAAACTCCTCAGACCACAGATGATGCAGTTG ATCGATCCATGTTGGAGGCTTTAGGAGGCCCTGGTGAAAGATCTATCCTGTCCCAGAAGAGGAAGACAGGAAATGGGgatagagaggaagaaaaggatgaGAGCCTGGGAGACGGAGAGTCACAGGAAGACAATGACACCGGAGGAGAGTTGCAAGCAAAGAGGGAGAATGACGAGAACCCGAGAAGTCACGTCTCGGATTCTGTGGATGACTGGAGTGAGGGCACGGCTgaaaagaaggaggaagaagaagacgaatATGAAGAGAAACGAGAAAACTCAGAGGAGAATtcagaggaggaaaacatgACCGAGGAGAAGAAAG GTGCaggatctgatgaaaagagagatgCAACCAGAAACACTtcaaaagagaagaaatttGATGACgaagacgaggaggagaaaGACGAGAGATCTGCACTCTTCTCACACAAATTAGAGGACAAAGAAGAGGAGccggaggaggaagaggatgaaagggaaatgaagagagggagcagggaGAGCCTGAAGCGATGGACCAAGAGGGCCAAGGGACTGACGTTGAAGAAGAAAGCGGTCGGGAAGGAGGTGCAGGAGCTCAACAGTCAGCGGGAGGTGCCTCATCATTCGAAGGAGGTCACAGAGGAAGACGTGGTCAGGAAGAAAAAGAGTCCGGAGGAGAAGGAGCTGCAGATGATCGCTCGAAGGGcaccagaggagaggagggggtcGGAGGAGGAGGGCAGCGCCAGCCGAAAGTCTGAG GAGCCGGAGATTGAAAGCCTGGCAGCCATCGAGTCAGAGCTTGAAAATGTTGCCCAGAAACTCCATGAGCTGCGGcgaggctga